The sequence ACACCTACCCATTACTTGTATTCTCTCATTTTATGAATCAATCGTCTATTGTCATTATGATCTTTTATGGCTATGCGTATAAAGTTTTTTCCTAATCCAATAAAATCTTCACATGTTCTTACTTTGATTGGATTATCTCCTTTTAATAGCCATTTTGGCAATCTAGAATCTTCTAGTTTTATGAGAATGAAATTGGTATTAGATGAGTAAAAATTCAAGTAATGAAACTTCATTAAATTGGTTTCTATATAGTATTTTTCGTCTAATAACCATTGTATGGTCTTTTCTTTTCTCTCACTGTCTTCTAGTAAAGGATTTAAAGCAGCAAGGGCCAAAGTATTAATCGTCCAAGGTTCTTTATAGGTATATAGTTTTTCTATTATACTTGGGCTGGCAAATCCAATGCCTAGCCTTAAACCTGGTATACTATAATATTTTGTTAAAGATTGAATGACCATTATATTTTGAGGTTTTATATTGTAACAGCTTGCTCCAAATGAAATGTCAATAAAAGATTCATCCAACATAAGCATACCGTCCCAAGACTTTAATTGGGTTGCGATTCTTTTAATGGTTTCTTTATCTATAATTTGTCCTGTAGGATTGTTTGGATTACATATAACCACACATTCTGGTTTCTTTTTTACTATAGTTCGTAAAAAATCTTCTACATTCAGTTTAAACTGATTCTCCCTTTCTAAGACATAATGGTATATCTTAGCACCATTTAGCTTAAAGGCTCGTTCGTATTCATTAAAGGTTGGAGATATAATCATGACTTCTTTTGGTTTAAAGGCTCTAGCAAATAAATAAATTAATTCCATTGCCCCATTGCCTATAATAATCCGTTTGCTTGAAGTATTATAATAATCCCCTAGGAATTTAATTGAAGACTCTCCTATAATCTCAGGATATTTATTGATCTCATTAATCCCTTCCACTAAAGCTTCTTTTACTGAAGGGGATAGAGGAATAGGATTAATATTCACACTAAAATCTAGTATTTTTTCGTTGATGACACCACCATGTATATTCATTTTATTGTTGTTCTGTCTATTGTTTTTAGCTTCTATTACAAGTCCCATATCACTTACTCCTTAGAAATATATAAGCAAATACACTATAATAAAAAATAGTGTAAAAAGTAGTTCTGTTACATACATAATTTTAATGGTATCTTCTATCATTACTGACTCTGGTTTTTTATCTAAATCGCCTATGGTCGGCTTTTCTACTATGGTATCAAAATACTTATGTGTTCCACCTAGTTGAATCTTTAACGCCCCTGCCACTACCGCTTCTGGATAGCCACAATTAGGGCTTTTGTGATTTCGTCTATCTCTTACTAAGATTCTCCAACTATTTTTCCAATTCAGTTTTAATAATAAACTACTTAATACCATAAACAAACTTCCAATTCTAGCAGGTATATAGTTAAGAATATCATCTGCTTTTGCGGATGCGAACCCAATGTCTTTATAAGGCTCTACGATATAACCAACCATAGAATCGAGAGTATTAACCAGTTTATAAGCAAAAAGAAAATGAATTGGGTAGCCTACTAAAAACCCTATGCCTATATAAAATAGAGGGGCAATAACACCATCAATGGTATTTTCAGCAGTGGTTTCTATTGCGCCTTTTATCACTTGTTCCTGTGTAAGGTTTGCAGTGTCCCTTCCAACTAAGTAAGACAGATACTTTCTGCCCTCTTCTATACTTTGATATAACCCTTTTATGACCTTTTTTACTTCAGTATGAAGACATTTTGCTGCTATTCCAGTGTATAACAAGTAGATGGTTACTATGGTATGGAAATAGGGATGTATGACCATTGATCCCTTTAAAATTATAGAAACACTT comes from Natranaerovirga pectinivora and encodes:
- a CDS encoding pyridoxal phosphate-dependent aminotransferase, which codes for MGLVIEAKNNRQNNNKMNIHGGVINEKILDFSVNINPIPLSPSVKEALVEGINEINKYPEIIGESSIKFLGDYYNTSSKRIIIGNGAMELIYLFARAFKPKEVMIISPTFNEYERAFKLNGAKIYHYVLERENQFKLNVEDFLRTIVKKKPECVVICNPNNPTGQIIDKETIKRIATQLKSWDGMLMLDESFIDISFGASCYNIKPQNIMVIQSLTKYYSIPGLRLGIGFASPSIIEKLYTYKEPWTINTLALAALNPLLEDSERKEKTIQWLLDEKYYIETNLMKFHYLNFYSSNTNFILIKLEDSRLPKWLLKGDNPIKVRTCEDFIGLGKNFIRIAIKDHNDNRRLIHKMREYK
- the cbiB gene encoding adenosylcobinamide-phosphate synthase CbiB, giving the protein MENIIVLISVIVMDWLLGDPLGWPHPIIYMGKLIQTLEKIIRKYFENLFVGGFFLLGLSLFIVLISVSIILKGSMVIHPYFHTIVTIYLLYTGIAAKCLHTEVKKVIKGLYQSIEEGRKYLSYLVGRDTANLTQEQVIKGAIETTAENTIDGVIAPLFYIGIGFLVGYPIHFLFAYKLVNTLDSMVGYIVEPYKDIGFASAKADDILNYIPARIGSLFMVLSSLLLKLNWKNSWRILVRDRRNHKSPNCGYPEAVVAGALKIQLGGTHKYFDTIVEKPTIGDLDKKPESVMIEDTIKIMYVTELLFTLFFIIVYLLIYF